The window atgtcacacgggTACCTTTattaatatcaaaatgtataaaacaaatgaaataaaaataaactgcctgcatatatagaataaaaacgcttcttgaataaaataaaacaaatatccctttccttcataacaattaaattaaaatacactgtgcaattaatacaatgtagacagtaacaggcagacttttccactgaggttgacagttttgcaaataacaaaacatttgtgcaaatctcaaataaaacattcaagtcaatttgtcacaaaataagctatatcaaaatcataaaaaaaaaaaaaaaagttttgtaccatatcgcgtttgaaaatatatcgatatatattaaaatctcgatatcgcccagccctatgtggAATAATTAAACAGCTCTTCTGCTGACAGATATAAGCTGTCATCGCACCTGAGGTGTGAGGTTTCACTGTGTTCACAGGACTGAAGCTACTCAGCTACACTGCAGTTTGTTCTTATGCTAATAACATTTCTGAGGGAGGGGGTCGGAGCTTGTCCATGtatagaagaaaaaagaaccGCGACTGAGGTTCAGgaaactgcatctgaacaaaccagaaGACTTCTGGATcaaagtggagatgtttggtcttaatgtccagaaccatgtttggagaaaaccagcagaaccagctcAGACCTGCTGTCAAGCACcgtggtggagggatgatggtcaGTCATTGAGTGGACCATGGAGACAAATGTGAGGACATCTGTCTGACAGATAAAGATTGGCTggaactgggtcatgtgacaggaaatgatcccaaacacagcagcagatttacatcagaatgatgaaaaataaaagactcGAGGTTCTGGAACGacctggtcaaagtccagacctgaacctggttgaGACGCTGTGGCGGGACATTCAGGGAACTGTAGAAGTCAACGCCCAAACACCtcaatctttttgtttttttttcaaggttTTTTATGATGTTTTAAAAGTATGCAGTGTAAAAGTGCTGCACATGACAATTAATCCTTAATTCTAAACGGTATCTTATCCTTCATgaaaagcagcaacagcagagatTCTCAGAAATCAATATTTTCAGTCTTTTACGGTTTCTATGAGCTTTTATGATCCAGTACATAAAGAACCAACTCGTTTCAGTTTTGctcccttttatttattttttttatctttgtctTTTGCTTCTGAGATTATCATCTTTGAGGCTTCAGCACAGTTGAGTTTAGTTTGTTGCAGTTTTTCTGTGGCGTCTCTTTGACTTGGTTCATTCCTAGAAAGCAGATTTAGATAAACGGAGACGCATCAAAAGCTGAACACATCAAAGCAAAACTCAAGTCGTGTTCGTACCTGAGTGGCTGTGCTGTCTGAAGATTCCTTCTCCCCTGAGGACGAGCCGTCTCTTTTTGCGCTCTGTGCTCGTTCCGAGGTCTCCGATGGAGAGATAGTCTTGCCTGAAGAGTTAGAGAAATGGAGTACAGGTGAGGACCAGCTGGAGCAGCAGTTGTGGTCACACATggttttctgacgttttaaggACATCTTGTGGTCGTGAGGGGGAACTGCAGCTTACCAGTTCAGAGCAGACAGAATGTGTTCTTTATAGTTgtaacaaattttataataagtggcttccctttctcacattcttccactctctccagtccctgcctcctgattgatggatcccccctccctctcttctctcattcctctctttattcctcctttttatctatttatttactttttctttgtttttggggttttttttttttttgctttgggttttttttttctttttttttctccgctttttattcatctattttttaattgatACCGTGTAGCTTTAATGcttaaatattacttaaaataatttgcatttatttgttattattttcgTTGAATGTTTGTTCTGTtcttgaatcaaaaaaaaaaaaaaaaaacatcctaaaaaaaaaaaaaagactgttcTTTATTTCACAAGACACAAGACGATGAGaaataaaagcttttatttGGTGGAATTAACATAAAATTCCTGTTTTCTAATTTTTCAGAGACGgatgctttcttttttcttttttttttacagttttttactCGTTAGCTGGATAAAATACTGGACTAAAAAGTGCATTAGAGTACTTTTCATGTACAAGAACCACCCTAGAAACAATGTTGTGACTTTCACTGGAAAACTTCTGGGGTTTATTCAAACATGAGATGGAGGAGAGCTGAAGGCTGAGATAAAGGTGACCGCAGCTGCGCTGAGTATTTCACTAAGAGGAAGTGGTTGTTTTAACTGTCTGTTAGTGTGACCTTCGTCTTGGAgacgaaaacaaaaacaggagatGGTTCCAAGCCTCGCCGGTCAGCCCTAGTGCATCTCCAGCAGGGTTTGGAGATGTGACAGGGATACCTGTTGGTGTTCGTGTCAGCGTTCATGATCCTGACCTCTCTTGGTGTCCGGGCTCTGGTCCGCCTTGGCCTCGCTGTTCTCACGGTGCGACGCGGCGTTGCTCTCCGGGGCGGGGCTGGTGCTACAGCTGTTTTCCTGTTTCACGGGGGACGAGTCGGCGATGGAGCTCTGGTTGCTGTTGTCATCTATCAGACAAACATATGGAGTCACTTATTTTAGAGGAAAAACTGACCAAATGAAACTCGTATCTGAACTAcaagcaaactaacaaaaaggtatcacattaatgaattaatgaaggaagtttattcagtcatgacaacacaaaacaacaaaaaaaacattgtgcacagcattaacatttcatacaaaacaaaaaatgtgttgaacaaagactgaaaaggcataggctgaagcaaaatgcttataaaagcgtatcctatagtaccaactttctttttttggctaccgacctccagaaaaccaaaaagagaatagaaaagcaaagaaacaacagaaaagcaaagaaacatttacagatagtcaattgcacttataagcttcaaaaatagctttacaaaccattttcttaaaaacaaaaagagaatgacatgtttttaaatgtatgttggcatcattccagaatttaactccagtggagacacatctccttttcatacctttttttgctttttgtacAGTGAAATTGCAAACACGTCTAAGATTATAGGGAgtttcctgaattgaaaagaacctctgttaATCATTATTAATGAAGTAATTAAGTATTAAAGAAGAACTGGTTTTACACCACGTTAACACGTCAGCCGTTGACGACAGATTCACTAAACAATCCTGTCGTGACCAGACTGTATAAAAGGAACTGGACAACTTTTCTGTGACGAGACCTGCAGGTCTTCTAAACACTTGACGGCTCTTTGCTCTCCCTTTGCTTGGAAGGAAGTTGGCAGGAAGTGACTCCTCCAACCTTTGATTAACTCAAAAATGGGTGGAAAAGTCCAGCCGGAGCATCCGTGGTCCACCAGCTGGACATTTGAACGTTCAGATCAGTGGGACCGACTCATAGAACTGGTACTTCCTGGATTGTGTCAGATTAGTAAACCAGACGTGGCCCCTCGGGGTTAATACCACTACAGAGTGGCACTTCAGTCAGTCTTACACCAGAGGCTGAAATATGAATTCTCTTCAGGTTTCCATGACTTTAACAGTACGTGTAATCTTAAAAACATACCATGCATGTCCATCATCCCCGGAGAGGAGCTGTTCTCTGGAGTCGTCAATTCTGAGCCGTACTTCTCATCCTTGCCCTTCTTATTTTTGTTCTTCTATTAACACAAGAAAACAGTCGGACTGAAGACGGTTTTGTCCTTTTCTGATACACCTCCGGAAAAAACACGTGCATCTGCAGTCTGATAGGGATGAAAATAAACTCACATCATCAGATTTCGGCTCCGTCACCGGCACCCACTTGTAGATGCGGAGGGAGGTGTCTCCAACAGTTACCCATTTCTTCTCCCTGAGTGGGAGAGAAAACAAGTTCACCAACATTTCCATCAGACCGCCAACCGTGATGTCGCGCAGCTATCACTAAACACGTTCTGTAAATCATACTACATTAGAAGATTACAAACAAAGCAGGAACTATCAGCgttaattttaaatattaacacttccTAAAAGTCATCCAGGATCCCTTCAAATTAATCtgaaactgatatttcaacatgaaATAAGAgtcttttgtgctgctttaaacctaAACAGAGTGAAATTCTGATTAATACCCTGTCAAACATCTGCAGAGATCTGGTCAGTCTCCTCTGAAAGACTCAAGGTCACTAAATACAGACTTTTGACTACACCGACATTTGTTTTGGACCTTTTCTTTTTAGAAATCATAATATCTGAGCTCAGTTGAACTGTCTAATGCAGTTTATATCCACGTTATGCATTctctggaaaaaataaaacaaattaatttttttctgaatttctgacggattttttttcttaaaaatattttttcatatCAACGTAATTTCATCTTCAGACATTCATTGAACACGAGCAAACACATCTCTGTTTACCGGTAGTTTAATCAAACCAGTTTTACTTTCCTTTGGGTTGAGACGTTGGAAGAGAATCCTGTCCTAAAGTTACATCCAGTTAAAGGGTAACTGTTCTGTCTTTAGCCATAATATCACGACTTATTATCCTAATTACCTTACGCTTATTATTCTGGAAGAGCTTGTTTGAGTTCAAGGGCGGCAAAGTAttaattcacacacacactatatatatatatatatatatatatatatatatatatatatatatatatatatatacatacatacatacatacatacatacacatacatacatatatatatacatacatacatacatacatacacacgcacacagaacacatagaaaagaaaatgtaaaacagTAAGCGTCAAGGCTGATGTTAAAAATGTGTTAATTGGTCGATTAATCGGCCTATTGTTTAATGAGGCTGAATGTAAATTTCATCCTACAGCAAAAGAAAGTGTTATTTTCCTAGAGGTCAAAATAAAAAACTCAgtcaaatatataaatatcataAACATAAATACACACTAATATATTATTCTTCACCACATGTCATAATTCATTTAGACAGTTcttgtactgccggaaagatcctgtccccgtcgcgtgcatttgttttgatagcgaatgaagacgggacggactttcaaaactacgtttctgtttcaccaagtgaacagacggaacgccaaaaaaaagatgttaaactgctggaaggaactggaatttaccgggatatcTTAAAGAAgggagccagggagcggtatatggagaaaataatgattattaaacggtttgggttcatatgaaatccctatcaaagagtggagctccgatgaggatttactgccgcatctgcacaacccacgtcttaggctaccttgtttaggagtgtttggcagctgctttggtaaatgtttgactcgccatgtgtttcaataaatttatataatagtacaacatacaggacatgttttgtatccctattacttctcttttctttttgactgctatattatgctgaagaggctccgaggcgtgagcaatatttttgttttcctcgtgagataatttttttcctctgcagctacaaatagagttaatatcttttcctcaacaaactagttttatctgaagattggggttaatcgcaccgcagagctGGCcggcaactgcgtttagctggagaagtggggaataaaacccgatccgaccccggtgtgtgtgtttgtttgtttgtggtttaataaacccatgttttgatccgaccccggtctgtgtgcgtgtttgtttgtgatactgtgtggaaggttatgtttggtcgttacagccgcgatccaaccaagttaaaccattagcgatcttttccccatgtctgttgtgtggagctgctgcagccacaacgcaggaACGAgttaccagcttctcctgagctctgcactccacgccccgcccattttcattctcgactacgaatcgggaaggagggggaagtgacgtatgccgtaaatcagtcaaagccgtaaaaatgtgtagttttttagtgtggcagggttcctaccatgctcctcaaagttacatagtgccagtgaaggcgatacagacccctcagaccacgacagaggtgtcattaaacctgttggaagttgatgtaccatcacaatgactctggaaatatgatattaaggtggaaaagttacatagtgctgctttaaatatgtCTTAATTGGTCGATTAATCGGCCTATTGTCCGATGAAGCTGAATGTAAATTTCATCCGTCAGCAAAAGTTATTTGCCTAAAGaggtcaaaacaaaaaaactcacaaatataaaaataaatatatcaaacatatcATTTAGACAGTTCTCATATTTCGTAGTAAAGTTACTTTTCAATTTGATCTGGGGAAGTTTGATTAATCCACCTGATTAGGAAATAAAATATCGTTTTAATGtattagaaaagaaaatgtaaaagtaagAGTCAAGGCTGATGTTAAATATGTCTTAATTGGTCGATTAATCGGCCTATTGTCCGATGAAGCTGAATGTAAATTTCATCCGACAGCAAAAGTTATTTGCCTAAAGaggtcaaaacaaaaaaactcacaaatataaaaataaatatatcaaacatatcATTTAGACAGTTCTCATATTTGGTAGTAAAGTTACTTTTCAATTTGATCTGTAAAACAcatattcaatcaattttcattctgcaaaaaagagccataaggataatcagtagaaaacgatatagagatccaacaaatccattattccttcagttaaatttgttgaaatttcatgagctagtagactatagtattctgcaaattatgtttaaagctcataaaaaactttaccaatcaacattcagaaaagatttgaaaaaagaaaaagcaagtatgacttaaaaggaacagagatttttaaaaaaccaagatgcaggacaaaattaatggaacgttgtgtttctgtgaaaggaatcaatttatggaacaatctgaataaagaaaacaaagaatccaaatcaaacattacactcaaaagaacaattaaagcctgtatgttaaggaaataacaaaaaatgttgagtttgattgacatacccctaggcggtggtaattttattttagttgtttttattcacttagtagttgttttttttattattaatatttttaatttatgttatttgtgaaaggggcagatcagataagattctttttctttctgctcccttttcattcaatgctttatttattaatttaaatacatTCAAATTCTGGGATCTAGTTAACCTTCAAAccttattgtttatatataaagCACATCATAATCTCCTCCCAAGATGTTCTCAGAGGCCGTTCCAAATCCAAAAGAGTAAATATGAACTAAGGCACACAGGTATGTTTAAGAAGGCATGGGGAAGaaccaaaagtaaagaaaactgtGTTTCCGTGAAAGGTGTGAAATTGTGGAATTGCTGTGATAAGGATTTAAGAATGTGTACCtcaatttatgttttcaaaaaaacGTTTAAATATAAAACGATAAACAGTTATAAGGAAATATGTTAATTATGTTGGTATAGCCTATTATAGATTAACATGAAAATAGCACCACTATATACCCCTTTTTGCATTATtggttttactatttttatataatataatgcaatgacagtttctctttgttttctttttatatatttcttttcttatttgtgtattatcatccaccgaatgatatacactgcacaggataggctataataagcccttggcttcagcctactcctttttcggacatttctatttaccttttattttatttgtgaaacgaacatgtaaatgtttcaatgtattctgtccgaaataaaccattcattcattcattcattcactcacaagttaggaacatttgtatttgtattgaattgttttgtatttttgaatgaaataaagaataaattaaatgaaatctGGGGAAGTTTTTTTAATCCACCTGATTAGGaaagtaaaaatataataaaaatatataaatatatatattttatgacaAACTCCGCCACCAAACGGGTTTAAACCTGTGATAAA of the Cololabis saira isolate AMF1-May2022 chromosome 11, fColSai1.1, whole genome shotgun sequence genome contains:
- the bcl7a gene encoding B-cell CLL/lymphoma 7 protein family member A isoform X2 — encoded protein: MSGRSVRAETRSRAKDDIKRVMAAIEKVRKWEKKWVTVGDTSLRIYKWVPVTEPKSDDKNKNKKGKDEKYGSELTTPENSSSPGMMDMHDDNSNQSSIADSSPVKQENSCSTSPAPESNAASHRENSEAKADQSPDTKRGKTISPSETSERAQSAKRDGSSSGEKESSDSTATQE
- the bcl7a gene encoding B-cell CLL/lymphoma 7 protein family member A isoform X1, with translation MSGRSVRAETRSRAKDDIKRVMAAIEKVRKWEKKWVTVGDTSLRIYKWVPVTEPKSDDKNKNKKGKDEKYGSELTTPENSSSPGMMDMHDDNSNQSSIADSSPVKQENSCSTSPAPESNAASHRENSEAKADQSPDTKRGKTISPSETSERAQSAKRDGSSSGEKESSDSTATQDLQEEAPPSKKSKLESSSQDFEES